A genomic region of Arachis hypogaea cultivar Tifrunner chromosome 5, arahy.Tifrunner.gnm2.J5K5, whole genome shotgun sequence contains the following coding sequences:
- the LOC112804060 gene encoding epi-neemfruitin B 7-O-acetyltransferse L7AT — MEIKITCRESIKPSLPTPQEHKKHKLCLFDVYQLNTYFPLILFYHKGSSDILTQLKKSLSEALTIFYPLAGRKSSDDPFSINCNDEGAIYIESTIVNITIEEFLNPPKLELLNELLPCEPNKTHPNHEVLPQLVIQANTFKCGGIAVAMCNLHTLLDASSCITFLKTWFAISRGSAEEISFPNFSSAPSLFPPRVNTSGLMRSGVLNLGRDIEIETLCTTRRFLFDFKAMNELISKAALGNNGRMMNTNPTRYQAVSSFICKHMIMSCMKEEDKNRPVVVLHVVDMRRRMGEPFTQNSIGNLLWPAVMLCENVNKDTEISELVKVSKGGIGKVTKELLVRVQKDEGFWWSDECGKLMLEEVVNKDPVSFLFTSWCDMGFKELDFGLGKPLWLAQKGGNSETIPNTVVFMDTKDGMEAWISMRPQHIATLENDVDFLKFALLNPTGSILLNNIHLFMVK, encoded by the coding sequence ATGGAAATTAAGATAACATGTAGAGAAAGCATTAAACCATCATTACCCACTCCCCAAGAGCACAAAAAGCACAAACTATGTTTATTCGATGTGTATCAACTTAACACCTATTTTCCACTAATCCTATTTTACCACAAAGGATCTTCAGACATTTTAACACAATTGAAGAAATCACTATCCGAGGCACTAACAATTTTCTACCCTCTTGCAGGTAGAAAGAGTAGTGATGATCCCTTTTCAATCAATTGCAATGATGAAGGTGCAATCTACATAGAATCCACAATAGTGAACATCACCATTGAAGAGTTCCTCAACCCTCCAAAACTAGAATTGCTTAACGAATTGCTTCCTTGTGAGCCAAACAAGACTCACCCTAACCATGAAGTGTTGCCACAGTTAGTGATCCAAGCCAACACTTTCAAGTGTGGCGGAATAGCTGTTGCAATGTGCAACCTCCACACACTCTTGGATGCTTCTTCTTGCATCACTTTCTTGAAGACTTGGTTTGCAATTTCTAGAGGGTCAGCGGAAGAGATATCATTTCCTAATTTCTCTTCCGCTCCTTCTCTGTTCCCGCCGAGGGTGAACACCTCTGGGTTGATGCGTTCGGGGGTGCTCAACCTCGGCAGGGACATAGAAATTGAAACACTCTGCACCACAAGAAGATTCTTGTTTGATTTCAAAGCCATGAATGAGCTCATATCCAAGGCTGCATTAGGAAATAATGGAAGAATGATGAACACAAACCCTACAAGGTACCAAGCAGTGTCATCATTCATATGCAAACACATGATTATGTCATGCATGAAAGAAGAAGACAAGAATAGGCCAGTGGTAGTGCTGCATGTTGTGGACATGAGGAGAAGAATGGGAGAACCCTTCACACAAAACTCCATTGGGAACTTGCTGTGGCCAGCAGTGATGCTATGTGAGAATGTGAACAAGGACACTGAGATAAGTGAATTGGTAAAGGTGTCAAAGGGTGGAATTGGGAAAGTGACAAAGGAATTGCTGGTGAGAGTTCAAAAGGATGAAGGGTTTTGGTGGAGTGATGAGTGTGGCAAGTTGATGCTTGAAGAGGTGGTGAACAAAGATCCGGTGTCGTTTTTGTTCACAAGTTGGTGTGATATGGGATTCAAAGAGTTGGATTTTGGGTTGGGAAAACCTTTGTGGTTGGCTCAGAAAGGTGGCAATAGTGAAACAATTCCAAACACAGTGGTTTTCATGGACACAAAGGATGGAATGGAAGCATGGATCTCAATGAGACCCCAACACATTGCTACATTGGAAAATGATGTGGATTTTCTCAAATTTGCTCTGCTTAATCCTACTGGTTCAATTCTATTAAATAACATACATTTATTTATGGTGAAGTGA